A genome region from Panicum virgatum strain AP13 chromosome 4K, P.virgatum_v5, whole genome shotgun sequence includes the following:
- the LOC120703577 gene encoding protein CURVATURE THYLAKOID 1D, chloroplastic-like, which translates to MARLHHQRGPPPSSAPVALRRRSLPTRGLSLRCAGADWSEPAFVAVAEKLDAAAAAARKARAFAGAGGEEEKGRVQAFSGVSSGAVEEQPVAVPFAPFEQSLVAVDSVAGNNDALSQALGSNLGFEEISTYAIYGTGAFFAGWILSAVVSALDSIPLLPKILEIVGLGYTIWFGTRYLLFKENRDELLVKVEDLKKRIVGSGDE; encoded by the exons ATGGCCCGTCTGCACCACCAACGCGGGCCGCCTCCGTCCTCCGCGCccgtcgccctccgccgccgcagccttccCACGCGAG GGCTGAGCCTGCGCTGCGCCGGCGCGGACTGGTCCGAGCCGGCCTTCGTGGCCGTCGCGGAGAAgctcgacgcggcggcggcggcggcgaggaaggcgcgGGCGTtcgccggggccggcggcgaggaggagaaggGCCGGGTCCAGGCCTTCAGCGGTGTGAGCAGTGGCGCGGTCGAGGAGCAGCCGGTGGCGGTGCCGTTCGCGCCGTTCGAGCAGAGCTTGGTGGCCGTGGACAGTGTGGCAGGGAACAACGACGCGCTTAGCCAGGCGCTCGGCAGTAAT CTGGGCTTCGAGGAGATTTCTACATATGCGATATATGGCACTGGTGCTTTCTTTGCTGGGTGGATCCTATCAGCTGTTGTTTCCGCACTTGATTCCATCCCCCTG CTCCCAAAAATTCTGGAAATCGTAGGCCTTGGGTACACCATTTGGTTCGGCACACGGTATCTCCTTTTCAAG GAAAACAGAGATGAGCTGCTCGTCAAAGTCGAGGATCTCAAGAAGAGAATTGTTGGATCCGGTGATGAATGA
- the LOC120703576 gene encoding pentatricopeptide repeat-containing protein At5g18475-like, with protein MKPPPAPTAKPALPWISPLQYRSPARGAPPVPSPPPPVPSPPPPRYLHHPELARLIASSASPQRALDLFNATSSQRGFSHTPATFSALLVRLARARLPRAAAAVLRRAASAPCRFLEPQLLPLARLLPPDHALALLRLLPALLGRTRASHKALAVCLDRLVSSRGCRGVLDELLADLRDPRKKYLPRPNTCVYNILIKHYVKSGELETAFKMLDEMREYTCADVKPNLVTYSTLIGGLCRGGKMKDAFQLFEDMIEKDRIVPDQLLYNVIIDGFCRLGQVDKARAIFGFMRNNECEPNAFNYATLINGHCKEGDIEAARAVFEEMRSAGVEPDAVSYTALIGCLCRHGSVDEGINLVLEMKEKGCKADVVTYNLVIEGLCKDGRMVEAMDLLESMPLEGVQLNVASYRIVMNCLFSRGEMDKAVGLLGLMLGRGFVPHYAASNNLLIGLCDAGRVADATMALYGLADVGFMPEASCWERLVETVCRERKQRRSTEVLDVLIGVG; from the coding sequence ATGAAACCCCCGCCCGCGCCCACCGCCAAGCCGGCGCTCCCCTGGATCTCCCCGCTCCAGTACCGCAGCCCCgcccgcggcgcgccgccggtgccctccccgccgcctcccgtcccctcccctccgccgccgcggtacCTCCACCACCCGGAGCTCGCCCGCCTCatcgcctcctccgcctcgccgcagcGCGCGCTCGACCTCTTCAACGCGACCTCCTCCCAGCGCGGCTTCTCCCACACTCCCGCCACCTTCTCGGCGCTCCTCGTCCgcctcgcgcgcgcgcggctcccgcgcgccgccgccgccgtgctccgccgcGCGGCCTCCGCGCCCTGCCGGTTCCTGGAGCCGCAGCTCCTGCCGCtcgcccgcctcctcccgccCGACCACGCGCTCGCGCTGCTCCGCCTCCTGCCCGCGCTGCTCGGCAGGACCCGCGCCTCGCACAAGGCGCTCGCCGTCTGCCTCGACCGCCTCGTCTCCTCCCGCGGCTGCCGCGGCGTCCTCGACGAGCTCCTCGCCGACCTGCGCGATCCCCGCAAAAAGTACCTCCCCAGGCCCAACACCTGCGTCTACAACATCCTCATCAAGCACTATGTCAAGAGCGGCGAACTGGAGACCGCGTTCAAAATGCTCGACGAAATGCGCGAGTACACCTGCGCTGACGTGAAGCCGAACTTGGTCACCTATTCGACCTTGATCGGTGGGCTCTGCCGTGGGGGTAAGATGAAGGACGCGTTTCAACTGTTTGAGGACATGATCGAGAAGGACCGCATTGTGCCGGATCAGCTGTTGTACAATGTGATCATCGATGGATTCTGCAGGCTGGGGCAGGTGGACAAGGCGCGTGCCATCTTTGGATTCATGAGGAACAACGAGTGTGAGCCAAATGCCTTCAACTATGCCACTCTGATTAATGGGCACTGTAAGGAAGGGGACATTGAGGCAGCGAGGGCGGTGTTTGAGGAGATGAGGAGTGCTGGTGTGGAGCCTGATGCTGTGAGCTACACGGCGCTGATTGGCTGCCTTTGCAGACATGGGAGCGTAGATGAGGGTATCAATCTTGTTCTGGAGATGAAGGAGAAGGGTTGTAAGGCTGATGTTGTCACATACAATCTGGTGATCGAGGGCCTGTGTAAAGATGGGCGAATGGTGGAGGCAATGGACCTGCTTGAGAGCATGCCACTGGAAGGGGTTCAGTTGAATGTCGCGAGCTATCGGATTGTCATGAATTGCCTGTTCTCCCGTGGGGAGATGGATAAGGCAGTTGGTCTGCTGGGATTGATGCTAGGACGAGGGTTTGTACCTCACTATGCAGCCTCAAACAACCTGTTGATTGGTCTATGCGATGCTGGGCGCGTAGCAGATGCGACAATGGCATTGTATGGATTGGCTGATGTGGGCTTTATGCCAGAGGCTAGTTGTTGGGAGAGGCTTGTGGAGACTGTGTGCCGGGAGAGAAAGCAAAGGAGATCTACAGAGGTACTGGATGTCTTGATTGGTGTAGGTTGA
- the LOC120703579 gene encoding blue copper protein 1b-like produces the protein MAAEARRSSSAGLVAAAAVVVALLALAPGASRAERFVVGDAARWTWGYNYTDWVLKKGPFFQNDTLVFMYDPPNATVHAHSVYMMRNAADYQSCNLKAAKLVAGVTQGTGAGFEFVLRKRKTHYFVCGERGGIHCTMGQMKFTVKPKSSACRD, from the exons atggcggcggaggcgaggaggagcagcagcgcggggctcgtggccgcggccgccgtcgtcgtggCGCTGCTGGCGCTGGCGCCCGGGGCGTCCCGGGCGGAGCGGTTCGTCGTCGGGGACGCGGCGCGGTGGACGTGGGGGTACAACTACACCGACTGGGTCCTCAAGAAGGGCCCCTTCTTCCAGAACGACACCCTCG TGTTCATGTACGACCCGCCGAACGCGACGGTGCACGCGCACAGCGTGTACATGATGCGGAACGCGGCGGACTACCAGTCGTGCAACCTCAAGGCGGCCAAGCTGGTGGCCGGCGTCACGCAAGGCACCGGCGCCGGCTTCGAGTTCGTGCTCAGGAAGCGCAAGACGCACTACTTCGTCTGCGGGGAGCGCGGCGGCATCCACTGCACCATGGGGCAGATGAAGTTCACCGTCAAGCCCAAGAGCTCCGCATGCCGGGACTga
- the LOC120703580 gene encoding peptidyl-prolyl cis-trans isomerase CYP40-like isoform X1: MEGGGAEPAPAAAAAEVKNPRCFMDVTIGGEMEGRIVIELYASVVPRTAENFRALCTGEKGVGAATGKPLHFKGSCFHRVIKGFMVQGGDITAGDGTGGESIYGSKFVDENFVLKHERKGMLSMANSGPDTNGSQFFITTTRTPHLDGKHVVFGRVIKGMGVVRSIEHVPVGEADCPTLDVKIVDCGELPEGADDGVVNFFKDGDKYPDWPNDLEEKPAEVSWWMDAVESAKSYGNDNFKKQDYKVALRKYRKALRYLDVCWEKEEIDEEKSTALRKTKSIILTNSSACKLKLGDLKGALLDADFALREREGNAKAFFRQGQAHIALNDIDAAVESFKHALELEPNDGGIKRELAAAKKKIADRRNQERKAFARMFQPSGKSDKSSEENN; this comes from the exons atggagggcggcggcgcggaaccagcgcccgcggcggcggcggccgaggtgaAAAACCCGAGGTGCTTCATGGATGTCACCATCGGCGGCGAGATGGAGGGGAGGATCGTAATAGAACTCTACGCGTCCGTGGTGCCGCGGACGGCGGAGAACTTCCGCGCGCTCTGCACTGGGGAGAAGGGCgtcggcgccgccaccggcaaGCCGCTTCACTTCAAG GGCTCTTGCTTCCATCGCGTTATTAAAGGTTTTATGGTTCAAGGTGGAGATATAACTGCTGGTGATGGTACAGGAGGAGAGTCAATCTATGGGTCCAAATTTGTGGATGAGAATTTTGTTTTAAAACATGAGAGGAAAGGAATGCTTTCAATGGCTAATTCTGGTCCTGACACAAATGGTTCTCAGTTTTTCATCACTACTACCCGGACACCTCATTTAGATGGGAAACATGTTGTTTTTGGTAGAGTGATAAAGGGAATGGGGGTAGTTCGCTCTATCGAGCATGTCCCTGTTGGAGAAGCTGACTGCCCTACCCTTGATGTGAAAATTGTTGATTGTGGGGAACTTCCTGAAGGCGCTGATGATGGAGTTGTGAACTTTTTCAAAGATGGCGACAAATATCCGGATTGGCCCAATGATCTTGAAGAGAAGCCTGCAGAGGTTTCATGGTGGATGGATGCTGTGGAGTCAGCTAAATCTTATGGGAATGACAATTTCAAG AAACAAGACTATAAGGTGGCTCTCAGAAAGTACAGGAAAGCTCTGCGCTACTTGGATGTTTGCTGGGAGAAAGAAGAGATTGATGAAG AGAAGAGCACAGCACTACGGAAGACCAAGTCAATAATACTCACTAATAGCTCT GCATGCAAATTGAAGTTGGGAGATTTGAAGGGTGCTTTGTTGGATGCGGATTTTGCACTGCGTGAAAGGGAGGGAAATGCTAAGGCTTTTTTCCGACAAGGACAG GCACACATTGCACTTAATGACATTGATGCAGCAGTGGAGAGCTTCAAGCACGCACTGGAGTTGGAGCCAAATGATG GTGGAATCAAAAGAGAGCTGGCTGCTGCAAAGAAGAAG ATTGCTGACAGAAGAAACCAGGAGCGGAAGGCATTTGCTAGGATGTTCCAACCTTCTGGAAAATCTGATAAGAGCAGCGAA GAGAACAATTGA
- the LOC120703580 gene encoding peptidyl-prolyl cis-trans isomerase CYP40-like isoform X2, protein MEGGGAEPAPAAAAAEVKNPRCFMDVTIGGEMEGRIVIELYASVVPRTAENFRALCTGEKGVGAATGKPLHFKGSCFHRVIKGFMVQGGDITAGDGTGGESIYGSKFVDENFVLKHERKGMLSMANSGPDTNGSQFFITTTRTPHLDGKHVVFGRVIKGMGVVRSIEHVPVGEADCPTLDVKIVDCGELPEGADDGVVNFFKDGDKYPDWPNDLEEKPAEVSWWMDAVESAKSYGNDNFKVGQFRVK, encoded by the exons atggagggcggcggcgcggaaccagcgcccgcggcggcggcggccgaggtgaAAAACCCGAGGTGCTTCATGGATGTCACCATCGGCGGCGAGATGGAGGGGAGGATCGTAATAGAACTCTACGCGTCCGTGGTGCCGCGGACGGCGGAGAACTTCCGCGCGCTCTGCACTGGGGAGAAGGGCgtcggcgccgccaccggcaaGCCGCTTCACTTCAAG GGCTCTTGCTTCCATCGCGTTATTAAAGGTTTTATGGTTCAAGGTGGAGATATAACTGCTGGTGATGGTACAGGAGGAGAGTCAATCTATGGGTCCAAATTTGTGGATGAGAATTTTGTTTTAAAACATGAGAGGAAAGGAATGCTTTCAATGGCTAATTCTGGTCCTGACACAAATGGTTCTCAGTTTTTCATCACTACTACCCGGACACCTCATTTAGATGGGAAACATGTTGTTTTTGGTAGAGTGATAAAGGGAATGGGGGTAGTTCGCTCTATCGAGCATGTCCCTGTTGGAGAAGCTGACTGCCCTACCCTTGATGTGAAAATTGTTGATTGTGGGGAACTTCCTGAAGGCGCTGATGATGGAGTTGTGAACTTTTTCAAAGATGGCGACAAATATCCGGATTGGCCCAATGATCTTGAAGAGAAGCCTGCAGAGGTTTCATGGTGGATGGATGCTGTGGAGTCAGCTAAATCTTATGGGAATGACAATTTCAAG GTGGGTCAATTCAGAGTGAAATAA